The Streptomyces sp. 135 sequence AGCTCCTCGCTGCGCAGCAGCGAGAGGACGGACTGCTCGGGCGAGACGGCCGAGGTGTCCTCCAGGAGGTCACCGAACTGGGTGTCGCCCTGGTCGTCCACCCCCATGTTCAGCGAGACGGGGTCGCGGGCCCAGTCCAGGACGTCGATGACGCGCTCGGGCGTCGAGGACAGCTCCGCGGCGATCTCCGCGGGCTCCGGCTCCCGGCCGTGCTCGCGGTTGAACTCGCGCTGGACTCGGCGGATCCGGCCCAGCTCCTCCACCAGGTGGACGGGGAGGCGGATGGTGCGGGACTGGTCGGCTATCGAGCGGGTGATGGCCTGGCGGATCCACCACGTGGCGTACGTGGAGAACTTGAAGCCCTTGGCGTAGTCGAACTTCTCGACGGCGCGCACCAGGCCCGCGTTCCCCTCCTGGATCAGGTCGAGGAGGGGCAGGCCGCTGCGCGGATAGCGGCGGGCGACCGCGACGACGAGGCGGAGGTTCGAGCGGATGAAGACGTCCTTGGCCCGCTCACCGTCGGCGACGAGGGCTTCGAGCTCCTCGCGGTCCGCGGTGACCTTGCTGTCCCCGACCTCGCCGTCCAGGATCTTGCGGGCATACACGCCCGCCTCGATGACCTGCGACAGCTCCACCTCCTTGGCGGCGTCGAGCAGCGGCGTACGCGCGATCTCGTCGAGGTACATGCCGACCAGGTCGCGGTCGGCGATCTCCCCGCCTACGGCGCGAACACTGCGTGCCGCGTCGGTCTCGCCGGAGGCGGACTTGCGACGGGCGACGGCACGGGTTGCCATGCGTGCTCCCTTGCGGTTTGGGGTCTCCCCTGGACGGCTTGTTCGCCGCCCTTGGGAGGGTCCTGGTCGGTCTTGTGTTCTGGGGCCTCTGTGGCGGATGGCACACCCTCGGGTGCCCTGCATCCGATGGAAACAACGACTGGAATCCGGACAGAATTCCCATGCCGCGCATCTTTTTTCCTGACGGTGCAGTACCCTGTCGCGCCACAAGGGGAGACAGAGGGCGGGGACATGCTGTCCGGACGTACAGAGGTGCAGGTCAGGCCGGGAGTCGAGAGCGACCTGAGCGCCCTCACCGAGCTCTACAACCACTATGTACGTGAGACGGCCGTCACCTTCGACACCGTCGCCTTCCTGCCCGAAGAGCGCCGCCCTTGGCTGCTCTCCCACCCCCAAGACGGCCCTCACCGCCTCTTGGTTGCTCAGGACCGGGATCCCGGGGCCCGCCCGGGCCGGCTGCTCGGGTACGCCACCAGTAGCCCTTTCCGGCCTCGCCCCGCTTATGCAACATCCGTGGAAGTCAGCGTCTACTGCGCGCCCGACGCCGCAGGGCGCGGCATCGGCACGCTGCTCTACAAGGAGCTCCTGGCCGCCCTGGAGGGCGAGGACCTGCACCGCGCCTACGCCGGGATCGCCCAGCCGAACGAGGCCTCGGTCCGCCTCCACGAACGCTTCGGGTTCCGTCATGTGGGGACGTACGAAGAGGTGGGCAGGAAGTTCGGGCGGTACTGGGACGTCGCCTGGTACGAGCGTCCTCTCGGCCCGCGGACCTAGGTCGCCGGGCCGTTACGGGACGCCCGGCCGACGGCCTACCGTCCCCGCATGACCGACATCGGCACCGGTCCCGGCACGGACATCGAGACCGACACCAACACCGCCACCGACACCGACACCGACACCGCCACCGACACCACCGGCATCCTCGACGAGGCACTGGAGCGGCTGCACACCCGCGGGCCCGAGCGGCAGGGGCGGCTCACCAACCACGCCCCGATGGCCGTCGAGGCACTGGCCGCGCGCGGGCGGCCGGAGGCGGTCCACAAGTGGCTCGATCTGTACGCCCCGAAATTGGAGGAGTTTCCCGCCGGGGTCGAGCCGGTCACCGACGCCGACTGGCGCGCGGCGCTCGGGGACCCGCGCCGCGCGGCGGACTGGATCGCGTACTTCGGCAGGGAGCTCGGCGCGCACCCCTGGCGCGAGGTGCTCGCCCGCTGGTGGCCGCGGCTGCTGCCCGGGATGTACGGGGGCTCCACGCACCCGGTGATCCGGGTGGGGCACGCCGTGCGCACCCTGGAGGCGGGCGGCGCGACCGCGCCCGCCTCGCCGAGCTCGCGCACGGCCTCGGCTACTGGGCCGCCCGGCACCACCCGTCACCGGCCTCGCCGCGCTGCCGGGCGCCGAGAGCGCGGCCGCCGCCCTGGACGCGGTGCCGCCCTCGCGGACCGGACGGACGGCGGCTTCCCCGCCCGCCTCGGCCGGGTCCGGGCGCTGCCGGTGTGGGCCGCCTCGGTGGACGGCCCCGAGGAGGCGCGGCGCAGGCTGACGGAGCTGGTGCGGGCGGCCACACACCGGTACGCCACGCACGGCCACGGCGACGAGGTGATGCTCGTACACGCGGCGACGGCGCCGAACGCCGTGCTGCGCGCCCTGCCCGTGCTCCCCCGCGCCCTGTGGGTGCCGAGCCTGCGCGCGGCGTGGACGGCGTCGGCGGCGGTCACCGCCATGTACGCGCCGGATGCCCCGGTGGCGTGCGACCCGCCCGGCAGTTTCACCGCCGAGGAGGTCTTCGAGCGGGCCCTCGCGCACGGCGACGAACACGTCATCAAGCTGACGGACACGGCGCTGGACGTGGGCGACGAGCAGGCCCTGGCCGCCGCCCTGCGGGCGATCGAGCTGGGAGAGCCGCTCCGTTAGCGACCTGGGTGCGCCGTTCGGTCAGGAGGGGCGCCCGCCCTGGCCGAACTGTACCGACCTCTTCGCCAGCCCCATCCAGAAACCGTCGATCACGCTGCGCTGCCCGCCGAGGTCCCCCAGGGCGTCGGCGGCGCCGAGCGTCACGAAGAGCGGGGCGAAGTGCTCGGTGCGCGGGTGGGCCAGCCGCCCGGCCGGCGACTTGTGCCCGAAGTCGAGCAGCGCGTCCACGTCGCCCGCGTCGAGGGCCTCCCGCCCCCAGGCGTCGAACTCCGCCGACCAGGCAGGGACGCCGCCCTGCCGCAGCGCGGCCAGGTTGTGCGTGAAGAAACCGCTGCCGACGACGAGCACGCCCTCGTCCCGCAGCGGCGCGAGCCTGCGGCCGATGTCCATGAGGCGGCGCGGATCCAGCGTGGGCAGGGAGATCTGGAGGACGGGGACATCCGCCTCGGGATACATCTCGACCAGCGGGACGTACGCGCCGTGGTCGAGCCCCCGGTCCGGCACGTCCTGGACGGGTACGCCGGGCGCGCGCAGCAGCTTCCGTACGGACGCGGCGAGTTCGGGGGCGCCCGGCGCGGCGTACGTCACCTGGTAGTAGTGCTCGGGGAAGCCCCAGAAGTCGTACACGAGCGGCAGCGTCTCGGTGGCGCCGAGGGCCAGTGGGGCCTCTTCCCAGTGGGCGGAGACCATGAGGATCGCTCGGGGGCGCGGCAGCTGAGCCGACCAGGCGGCCAGCTCGGCGGGCCACAGCGGGTCGTCGGCGAGCGGCGGCGCGCCGTGACTGAGGTACAGGGCGGGCATACGGGTCATCACACGCCTCCGGCGATTTACTTGAACTCTCAAGCTACTCGACGCAAACGTACGCGCGGTTTGTTCAAAATTCAAGGAGCGGCCTCGTACAGTGGGGTACATGGATATGGCACCCACTCCTCTCCCGGACGGCGAGCCGAACTGGCTGAACCGCGACGAGCAGCGCGTTTGGCGGGTCTACCTTCAGGCGACCACGCTTCTCGACGACTTCCTCGACCGTCAGCTCCAGCGCGACGCGGGCATGCCGCACATGTACTACGGCCTATTGGTCCAGTTGTCCGACGCCCCCAGGCGGCGGCTGCGGATGACCGAACTGGCCAAGATCATGAAGATCACCCGGTCCCG is a genomic window containing:
- a CDS encoding class III extradiol ring-cleavage dioxygenase is translated as MPALYLSHGAPPLADDPLWPAELAAWSAQLPRPRAILMVSAHWEEAPLALGATETLPLVYDFWGFPEHYYQVTYAAPGAPELAASVRKLLRAPGVPVQDVPDRGLDHGAYVPLVEMYPEADVPVLQISLPTLDPRRLMDIGRRLAPLRDEGVLVVGSGFFTHNLAALRQGGVPAWSAEFDAWGREALDAGDVDALLDFGHKSPAGRLAHPRTEHFAPLFVTLGAADALGDLGGQRSVIDGFWMGLAKRSVQFGQGGRPS
- a CDS encoding GNAT family N-acetyltransferase yields the protein MLSGRTEVQVRPGVESDLSALTELYNHYVRETAVTFDTVAFLPEERRPWLLSHPQDGPHRLLVAQDRDPGARPGRLLGYATSSPFRPRPAYATSVEVSVYCAPDAAGRGIGTLLYKELLAALEGEDLHRAYAGIAQPNEASVRLHERFGFRHVGTYEEVGRKFGRYWDVAWYERPLGPRT
- a CDS encoding sigma-70 family RNA polymerase sigma factor, translating into MATRAVARRKSASGETDAARSVRAVGGEIADRDLVGMYLDEIARTPLLDAAKEVELSQVIEAGVYARKILDGEVGDSKVTADREELEALVADGERAKDVFIRSNLRLVVAVARRYPRSGLPLLDLIQEGNAGLVRAVEKFDYAKGFKFSTYATWWIRQAITRSIADQSRTIRLPVHLVEELGRIRRVQREFNREHGREPEPAEIAAELSSTPERVIDVLDWARDPVSLNMGVDDQGDTQFGDLLEDTSAVSPEQSVLSLLRSEELDGLLGRLDQRTASIIKMRYGIEDGRERTLTEVGKEHGLTRERIRQIEKHALLELKKLARDTGFDAAA